The following are encoded together in the Bradyrhizobium algeriense genome:
- a CDS encoding TadE/TadG family type IV pilus assembly protein, with product MPFRLQQYVSRFCRDRRGNVAIIFTVAAIPLISAIGCAVDYSQATRMKAKLQTAADAASIAALSQKSPGFIAASTMTGNGSVNAGVTDANNVFDANMTGITGYQLVDRTSVVTKTGIKLAASVTFTADVPVTFLKVIGFQKLTVTGVSSSAATLPPYLDFYLTLDVSGSMGLPSTPEEQKRLGRINPDNWVQYHNSTGISCTLACHFDPKIDLTKSACKDPLVTPPTNPPANPPTSTNTYTQQYHTNNHCMGYIYSRLGQTALNNLINQASTTSVPKQKPGLPVAMLADLNNTVTPGAANSLIKGNSKSRPDSLTAVSSCPTDGTDDCIQLRLDAVGYAVTKLFETANASKKVDDQFRIGLYPFIQKLYAYFPLTKDINGSSTTPGTINYAAANLATLLDTNTSTDLGSGGTHIDTALDSVNKKIGTGSGAVGDGSTPTTPQPYVFLVTDGAQDNQYKDIPTPSVPGGWHDSNRATTIDKQGTLATVPVCETLKGRGVIVSVLYIPYQPVSPVVTTFAGDEDTYANNNIQYIPASLRKCASPGFFYTANTPAEIAASLNAMFNHALQTAHLTN from the coding sequence GTGCCATTTCGTCTTCAGCAGTATGTTTCCCGTTTCTGCCGCGATCGACGCGGCAACGTCGCGATCATTTTTACGGTCGCGGCGATCCCACTGATATCGGCCATTGGTTGCGCGGTGGATTACTCGCAGGCGACCAGAATGAAGGCCAAGCTGCAAACCGCGGCCGACGCCGCCAGCATCGCCGCGCTTTCGCAGAAGTCGCCCGGCTTTATCGCGGCCTCGACAATGACAGGCAACGGCTCGGTCAACGCCGGCGTTACGGATGCCAACAATGTCTTTGACGCCAACATGACCGGGATCACCGGCTATCAACTTGTGGATCGCACCAGCGTCGTTACGAAGACCGGAATCAAGCTCGCTGCCAGCGTCACGTTCACGGCCGACGTACCGGTAACTTTCCTGAAAGTGATTGGGTTTCAGAAACTGACGGTAACGGGCGTTTCAAGTTCGGCCGCCACGTTGCCGCCGTACCTCGATTTTTATCTGACGCTGGACGTCTCGGGGTCGATGGGCCTGCCGTCGACGCCCGAAGAGCAGAAGCGGTTGGGCAGGATCAACCCGGATAACTGGGTCCAATACCACAACTCCACCGGCATCAGTTGTACCCTGGCCTGCCATTTTGACCCGAAAATTGACCTGACAAAAAGCGCGTGCAAAGATCCCCTTGTCACCCCCCCGACCAATCCGCCTGCCAACCCCCCTACCAGTACCAATACGTATACCCAGCAGTACCACACGAATAATCATTGCATGGGCTATATATATTCGCGCCTCGGCCAGACCGCGCTCAACAACCTCATCAACCAGGCGTCGACCACGTCCGTACCGAAGCAGAAGCCTGGCTTGCCGGTGGCGATGCTTGCCGACCTGAATAATACGGTTACTCCTGGCGCGGCGAATTCGCTGATTAAAGGCAACTCCAAGAGCCGGCCGGACAGCCTGACGGCGGTTTCATCCTGCCCGACCGATGGCACCGACGACTGCATCCAGTTGCGCCTCGACGCGGTCGGCTACGCCGTGACCAAGTTGTTCGAAACCGCGAACGCCTCCAAGAAGGTTGACGACCAGTTCCGGATCGGTCTCTACCCGTTCATTCAAAAACTCTATGCCTATTTTCCGCTGACCAAAGACATCAACGGATCTTCCACCACCCCCGGCACCATCAACTACGCCGCCGCAAACCTTGCCACGCTGCTTGACACAAATACGAGTACGGACCTTGGCTCCGGCGGCACGCATATCGATACCGCGCTTGATTCGGTCAATAAAAAAATCGGCACCGGCTCCGGCGCCGTCGGCGACGGCAGCACGCCGACCACCCCGCAGCCTTACGTCTTCCTCGTCACCGACGGCGCACAAGACAACCAATACAAAGACATTCCCACTCCCTCCGTTCCCGGCGGCTGGCACGACAGCAACCGCGCCACCACGATTGATAAACAGGGCACCCTGGCGACCGTTCCCGTCTGCGAAACCCTCAAGGGCCGCGGCGTCATCGTTTCCGTGCTCTATATTCCCTATCAACCGGTCTCACCCGTGGTTACGACCTTTGCCGGCGACGAAGACACCTATGCCAACAACAACATTCAGTATATTCCGGCCAGCCTGCGGAAATGCGCGTCGCCTGGCTTCTTCTACACCGCGAACACGCCCGCTGAAATCGCCGCGTCGCTGAACGCCATGTTCAATCACGCGCTGCAGACCGCGCATCTTACGAACTAA
- a CDS encoding cold-shock protein translates to MSMGTVKWFNATKGYGFIQPDDGGNDVFVHISAVERAGLGTLREGQKISYEIVADRRSGKSSADNLRAAG, encoded by the coding sequence GTGAGCATGGGAACCGTGAAGTGGTTTAACGCAACCAAGGGCTATGGCTTCATCCAGCCGGATGACGGCGGCAATGACGTGTTCGTGCACATCAGCGCTGTCGAGCGTGCCGGTCTTGGAACGCTGCGTGAAGGCCAGAAGATCTCCTACGAAATCGTGGCAGATCGCCGCTCTGGCAAATCTTCGGCCGACAATCTACGCGCCGCCGGATAA
- a CDS encoding TadE/TadG family type IV pilus assembly protein: MSLRVRSLLDDRSGLAAVEFAFVFPIMVVMYFGVVEISSAIAVDRKATQVARTLSDLTSQMASVADADIISFGEAAKAIMTPYSPSPLISSVTEVYVDKTSGVARVQWSKGLTISTAGLVTIAPTPPHNPGDIVVLPPGLVVAKGTFVIWSEVSYRYVPAIGYMVAKTGIPFNDTAYTRPRQVLCVLNPTAGFSDCATPL; this comes from the coding sequence ATGTCGCTTCGCGTGCGCAGTCTGTTGGATGATCGCAGCGGTCTCGCGGCCGTCGAGTTCGCCTTCGTCTTTCCAATCATGGTGGTGATGTACTTCGGGGTGGTCGAGATATCGTCGGCTATTGCCGTGGATCGCAAGGCCACCCAGGTGGCGCGAACGCTTTCCGATCTGACGTCTCAGATGGCGAGTGTGGCGGATGCCGATATCATCAGTTTTGGTGAAGCGGCAAAGGCGATCATGACACCCTATTCGCCATCGCCGTTGATATCCTCGGTCACGGAGGTTTACGTCGATAAAACCTCGGGGGTCGCTCGGGTTCAGTGGAGCAAGGGTTTGACGATCAGTACAGCAGGCCTTGTCACGATCGCGCCGACGCCGCCTCATAATCCAGGTGATATTGTGGTGTTGCCGCCAGGTCTCGTCGTGGCCAAGGGGACATTTGTGATTTGGAGCGAGGTCAGCTACAGGTATGTACCGGCCATCGGTTATATGGTGGCGAAGACTGGCATCCCCTTTAACGATACCGCTTACACGCGTCCGCGGCAGGTGCTCTGCGTCTTAAATCCGACGGCTGGCTTCTCCGACTGTGCGACGCCGCTGTGA
- the infA gene encoding translation initiation factor IF-1, which produces MAKEELIQFEGLVTEILPDARYRVQLDAGHEIVAYTAGKMKKNRIKTLAGDRVTIEMSPYDLEKGRLIFRHKDERPSTGAPRGGPPRGGQFRRR; this is translated from the coding sequence ATGGCTAAAGAAGAGCTGATCCAGTTCGAAGGACTGGTGACCGAAATCCTCCCCGACGCGCGCTACCGTGTGCAGCTCGACGCCGGGCACGAAATTGTTGCCTACACCGCCGGCAAGATGAAGAAGAACCGGATCAAGACGCTGGCAGGCGATCGGGTCACGATCGAAATGTCACCCTATGATCTGGAGAAGGGCCGCCTGATCTTCCGTCACAAGGACGAGCGCCCGAGCACCGGTGCCCCGCGTGGGGGACCGCCGCGCGGCGGTCAGTTCCGCCGCCGGTAA